GCCTGCTTTGGCTCGAGCCGCTCGTCGAAGTCCAAGGGCACGACGGCCGTGTCGGCTACGGCAATGTCGAGCCGGCTGAGGTCGCCTCGTTGTTCGATGCGGACTTTCTGACGGGCGGCACGCACGCACGCTCGGTCGGCGTCGTCGACGAGATTCCCTATCTCAAGCGGCAGCAACGCCTGACGTTCGCACGTCTAGGCATCACCGATCCGCTCTCGATCGACGACTACGTCGCGCACGGCGGCCTCGCGGGGCTGACGGCCGCCCTCGGCATGAGCGCCGAGGCCGCTTGCGAAACGGTGCTGGAATCGGGCCTGCGCGGCCGCGGCGGCGCCGCGTTTCCGGCAGGCATCAAATGGCGCACGGTGCGCGAAGCGAAAGCCGACCAAAAGTACGTCGTTTGCAATGCGGACGAAGGCGACTCGGGCACGTTCTCCGATCGTCTCGCCATGGAGGGCGACCCGTTCTCGCTGATCGAAGGCATGATCATTGCCGGTATTGCGACAGGCGCGACGCGCGGCTACATCTACGTGCGCAGCGAATACCCGCATTCGATCGCGATGCTCGCCGCGGCCATCGATCAAGCTCGCGCGACCGGCTGGCTCGGCGAGCGCGTGCTCGGTTCGGCCCACGCCTTCGAACTCGAAGTGGCCAAGGGCGCGGGATCGTATGTCTGCGGCGAGGAAACCGCGTTGCTCGAATCGCTCGAGGGCAAGCGCGGGATCGTTCGCGCGAAGCCTCCCGTCCCCGCGTTGGCCGGATTGTTCGGTCAGCCCACGGTCGTCAACAACGTCATCACGCTCGCGACGGTGCCGATCATCTTCGCGCGCGGAGCCGCGTTCTATCGTGACTTCGGCATGGGCCGCTCGCGCGGCACGCTGCCGTTCCAGTTGGCCGGCAACATCAAGCAAGGCGGGCTCGTCGAGCTTGCCTTCGGCGTGACGCTGCG
The sequence above is a segment of the Trinickia acidisoli genome. Coding sequences within it:
- a CDS encoding formate dehydrogenase beta subunit, which codes for MTTRVFVPRDSSALALGADAIADAIVQEAARRGIAIELVRNGSRGLLWLEPLVEVQGHDGRVGYGNVEPAEVASLFDADFLTGGTHARSVGVVDEIPYLKRQQRLTFARLGITDPLSIDDYVAHGGLAGLTAALGMSAEAACETVLESGLRGRGGAAFPAGIKWRTVREAKADQKYVVCNADEGDSGTFSDRLAMEGDPFSLIEGMIIAGIATGATRGYIYVRSEYPHSIAMLAAAIDQARATGWLGERVLGSAHAFELEVAKGAGSYVCGEETALLESLEGKRGIVRAKPPVPALAGLFGQPTVVNNVITLATVPIIFARGAAFYRDFGMGRSRGTLPFQLAGNIKQGGLVELAFGVTLRELVETFGGGTASGRPVRAIQVGGPLGTYLPESQWDIPLDYEAYAAVGAVVGHGGLVVHDDTSNLAELAQYAMHFCAIESCGKCTPCRIGSTRGVEVIARIREGDTSPKQVQLLRELCDTMVAGSLCAMGGMTPYPVLSALDHFPEDFGLRPAAPNAAAA